One genomic segment of Paenibacillus xylanexedens includes these proteins:
- a CDS encoding helix-turn-helix domain-containing protein, whose protein sequence is MTPSVLAYEQGYVIHVNEPGDSLFYHLDYDERSHELNMEFQHFHDFYEICILLDRTAAHIIEGSLYEIQPYDIVLLRPSLLHKTQYPKGVPPKRLMITFAMPRNTPGLESGYTELFSIFDESIPIFRFTEEKRQAVMAPLNEIFFLSQNPSALHSVAIHSKFVEFLCTIHRYSAENSYVREETGSSMSQRMYAIASYIHSHYQNELSLEEISKRFFVSAHHLSRQFNKVTGFTFTEYIQMTRIRNAQQMLLNSNQKITEIAAQCGFASFSQFNRIFNKLNGMSPSAYRRSRHSQSERELISLGSPER, encoded by the coding sequence ATGACACCATCGGTTTTGGCATACGAGCAGGGATATGTGATCCATGTGAACGAGCCTGGAGATTCACTTTTTTATCATCTGGATTATGACGAACGTTCCCATGAACTGAATATGGAGTTTCAGCATTTCCACGATTTCTATGAAATCTGTATTCTTCTGGATCGTACGGCTGCGCATATCATTGAAGGCAGTTTGTACGAGATTCAGCCGTATGATATCGTTCTGCTGAGACCCTCTTTACTGCACAAAACGCAATATCCCAAGGGAGTGCCACCCAAACGCTTGATGATCACCTTTGCCATGCCACGGAATACACCCGGTCTTGAGAGCGGTTACACAGAACTGTTTTCGATCTTTGATGAATCAATTCCGATATTCCGATTTACAGAAGAAAAGCGCCAGGCGGTAATGGCTCCTTTAAACGAAATCTTTTTCTTATCGCAGAATCCCTCCGCACTTCATTCGGTTGCAATTCATAGCAAATTCGTTGAGTTTCTCTGTACAATCCATCGATACTCAGCGGAGAATAGCTACGTTCGTGAAGAGACAGGTTCGTCTATGTCGCAGCGGATGTATGCCATTGCTTCGTATATTCACAGCCATTATCAGAACGAGTTGTCCCTTGAGGAGATCTCCAAACGGTTTTTCGTGAGTGCCCATCATCTATCCCGTCAGTTTAACAAAGTCACAGGTTTTACGTTTACCGAGTATATTCAGATGACCCGAATACGTAACGCCCAACAAATGCTCCTGAACTCTAACCAAAAAATCACCGAAATTGCAGCACAGTGTGGCTTCGCCAGCTTCTCTCAATTCAATCGCATTTTCAATAAACTGAATGGCATGTCACCGAGTGCATATCGCCGTAGCAGACATTCACAGAGCGAGCGTGAACTGATATCTTTGGGTAGTCCTGAGCGCTGA